The Ignicoccus hospitalis KIN4/I genome includes the window GAGTCTCAAGAGAGAATAGAAAGCGGAGGTGAACTAAAATGCCTAGTAGTTAAAGCTGATCATGGGTGGAGTCTCAAGAGAGAATGGAAAGATAATTCTCTCAAAAGGTAATAGGAAACGCAACTCAAGGTCCTAATAAAGCTTACAAAAAGCAAGCTACACAAAGGCTCCCAAGGCCCGATAAGGAACTCGCCCTCAGATTCCACAAGCCTTGAGGAAAGTGCGAGACGTGTGCTAAAATTTTATTAACCCCCACCGGTCCCCAAGCCCACGGAGCGGGCCCGTAGCTCAGCCTGGTAGAGCGGCGGGCTCTTAACCCGTAGAGGCGGGGCTTGGCCCGTTTCCCGCCGCGGAAGTCCCGGGTTCAAATCCCGGCGGGCCCGCCACACGGCGGCCAAGGGCTCCTACAACTTTACCTCCCCCTCCTAACCCTTACCGGAGGCCGCTGAGCTTGAGGATAGCCGTCGTTGGTCTCGGTTACGTCGGCCTACCCTTGGCGACCGCCCTAGCTTCCAAGGGCTTCGAAGTCGTGGGGATCGATATAGACGAGAAGAAGGTGGAGAAGGTAAACAAGGGCGTAGCGCCAATAGAGGAGCCCAAGCTCCCAGAGATGCTAAAAGAGGTAGTCTCCAAAGGCTTATTGAGGGCGACTACGAACTACGACGTTATAGGTGAGACGGACGCTGCAATAATAGCGGTCCCTACCCCCGTGAAGGGAGGGAAGGCCGACCTAAGCTACTTGGAGTCCGCGCTGAGGGAAATAGGCAAGAGGATGAAGGAGGGTTACTTGGTGGTGATCGAGTCCACCATCCCCCCGGGCACCACCCAAGGGTTAGCGAAGAGGGTGCTAGAGGAGGCCAGCGGCCTGAAGCACGGCGAGTTCTACTTGGCCCACGCCCCGGAGAGGCTCGCGCCGGGGAAGGCGATGGAAGAGCTCTTCAAGGTGCCGAAGCTCGTGGGGGGCTTGACGGAGGAAGACGCTAAGAGGGCCGCCTCTATATATTCCAAGCTTACTGAGGGAGGTGTAATAATTACCAGCGCGATAAACGCGGAGATGAGCAAGCTCGCAGAGAACACCTTCCGGGACCTCAACATAGCCTTCGCCAATGCGCTGGCACTTCTCGCCGAGAAGCTCGGGGCAGACGTGTGGGAGGTGATAAAGCTGGCGAACACCCACCCAAGGGTAAACATCCACTTGC containing:
- a CDS encoding nucleotide sugar dehydrogenase; amino-acid sequence: MRIAVVGLGYVGLPLATALASKGFEVVGIDIDEKKVEKVNKGVAPIEEPKLPEMLKEVVSKGLLRATTNYDVIGETDAAIIAVPTPVKGGKADLSYLESALREIGKRMKEGYLVVIESTIPPGTTQGLAKRVLEEASGLKHGEFYLAHAPERLAPGKAMEELFKVPKLVGGLTEEDAKRAASIYSKLTEGGVIITSAINAEMSKLAENTFRDLNIAFANALALLAEKLGADVWEVIKLANTHPRVNIHLPGPGVGGPCLTKDPYMLAEPMEDTSKNLIITARKINERMPHHFAELVKNMVKRGEKVALLGLAYKGGVDDIRESPTLKIYDLLKDDYEVAVHDPYVKEAPIPFTNDLLSAVRGASLIAVVTDHPDYKEIDWGEVAKVVKEKKVLDGRNVVPKEEVLKFGFVYKALGVGT